From Longimicrobium sp., a single genomic window includes:
- a CDS encoding 6-carboxytetrahydropterin synthase → MPEMQLTRRVRFSAAHRYHRPEWSEEENREVFGPCSNPHGHGHDYLLEATVAGEVDPVTGFSVDLGALDRVLGEVVAPLDHQHLNHAVPEFAPGGLVPTSENILLLLWERIAPRLAPARLVRLRLHESPDFFVDYAGPDGAS, encoded by the coding sequence ATGCCCGAGATGCAGCTCACCCGCCGCGTCCGCTTCTCGGCGGCGCACCGCTACCACCGCCCGGAGTGGAGCGAGGAGGAGAACCGCGAGGTGTTCGGCCCGTGCAGCAACCCGCACGGCCACGGGCACGACTACCTGCTGGAGGCCACGGTGGCGGGCGAGGTGGACCCGGTGACGGGCTTCTCGGTGGACCTGGGCGCGCTGGACCGCGTGCTCGGCGAGGTGGTGGCGCCGCTCGACCACCAGCACCTGAACCACGCCGTCCCCGAGTTCGCGCCCGGCGGCCTGGTCCCCACCAGCGAGAACATCCTGCTCCTCCTGTGGGAGCGCATCGCGCCGCGGCTGGCGCCGGCCCGCCTGGTGCGCCTGCGCCTGCACGAGAGCCCCGACTTCTTCGTCGACTACGCGGGGCCGGACGGCGCCTCCTGA
- a CDS encoding response regulator — translation MSPTLATSSAAEPHPLPGSDAASEARVRPGGMLRLPRIAAEGGKAPAVLIAEDHEDSRDALRTLLDALGYRVYVAANGEEAVAEARARRPDLILMDMMMPRVDGFQATRILRADPEFRDVPIIAVTAMEGARGAVLEAGCSDLVTKPVDIRAFIEKVRVWLPA, via the coding sequence ATGTCCCCGACGCTCGCGACGTCCAGCGCCGCCGAACCGCATCCGCTTCCCGGAAGCGACGCCGCCTCCGAGGCGCGCGTGCGCCCCGGGGGGATGCTGCGGCTGCCCCGGATCGCCGCGGAGGGGGGGAAGGCGCCGGCGGTGCTGATCGCCGAGGACCACGAGGACAGCCGCGACGCCCTGCGCACCCTGCTGGACGCGCTGGGCTACCGGGTGTACGTGGCGGCGAACGGGGAGGAGGCCGTGGCGGAGGCCCGCGCCCGCCGCCCCGACCTGATCCTGATGGACATGATGATGCCGCGGGTCGACGGCTTCCAGGCCACGCGCATCCTCCGCGCCGACCCCGAGTTCCGGGACGTGCCGATCATCGCCGTCACCGCCATGGAGGGCGCGCGGGGGGCGGTGCTCGAGGCCGGCTGCAGCGACCTGGTCACCAAGCCCGTCGACATCCGCGCCTTCATCGAAAAAGTCCGCGTCTGGCTCCCGGCCTGA